The following are encoded in a window of Psychrobacter sp. P11F6 genomic DNA:
- the rtcR gene encoding RNA repair transcriptional activator RtcR, producing the protein MNSDPNNRTAVIGFLGTTLDNGFNDKRWQRWRPTVSLGIHDELLVDELHILYSKRDKRLFKIVVDDVAKVSPQTKIIGHHVALSSPWDFADVYAELYDFATGFDFQDSTDYLLHLTTGTHVAQICWFLLVEAGFIPADLIQTSPCPRPDQADPQGRYQVIDLDVSRYDGLRERFEAEKQQHWQTLQANLVTQNAAYQKLISDIEKVATRSTAPILLMGATGAGKSQLAGQIYALKKAKANSTQGKNTLEQFVEVNCATLRGDTAMSVLFGHVKGAFTGAATSRDGLLKSADGGLLFLDEIGELGLDEQAMLLTALEEQRFYPLGSDTPISVSFQLMAGTNKDLRQAVANGEFRADLFARLNTWTFFLPSLKDRLEDLPANIDYELARLGNEQQQHYRFTPEARQRYETFAMSQDATWQGNFRDLTASIIRLTTLAESKVIRNDDVQAEIERLTYLWELPDSSNGSNSLNGGNVRTKNSPDTTLDSETIKQGSHNILRKYLDEEILTTIDPFDAVQLAYVIEVCIRHKNQAAAGRYLYANSRDKLKNPNDSDRLRKYLMKFGLRFDELKGSIFHKIKPIN; encoded by the coding sequence ATGAATAGTGATCCAAATAACAGAACCGCCGTCATCGGCTTCCTCGGCACTACCTTAGATAATGGCTTTAATGACAAGCGTTGGCAACGATGGCGACCAACCGTGAGCTTAGGTATACATGATGAGCTATTGGTCGATGAGCTGCATATCTTATACAGTAAACGAGATAAGCGGCTGTTTAAAATAGTAGTTGATGACGTCGCAAAAGTGAGTCCTCAGACTAAAATAATTGGTCATCATGTGGCGTTGAGCAGTCCGTGGGATTTTGCCGATGTTTATGCTGAGCTGTATGATTTTGCTACAGGGTTTGATTTTCAGGATAGTACCGATTACTTGCTGCATCTGACCACGGGTACGCACGTGGCGCAGATTTGCTGGTTCTTGTTGGTAGAGGCGGGCTTTATTCCCGCAGATTTGATTCAGACATCACCTTGCCCAAGACCTGACCAAGCTGATCCGCAAGGTCGCTATCAAGTGATTGACCTAGATGTCTCGCGTTATGATGGTTTACGTGAGCGTTTTGAAGCGGAAAAACAGCAACATTGGCAAACCTTGCAAGCCAATCTAGTCACCCAAAACGCCGCTTATCAAAAGCTTATCTCCGATATCGAAAAAGTCGCTACTCGATCAACTGCTCCCATACTGCTGATGGGCGCAACAGGGGCGGGCAAGTCTCAATTGGCAGGCCAAATCTACGCGCTCAAAAAAGCCAAAGCTAACAGCACGCAAGGCAAAAACACGCTTGAACAATTCGTCGAGGTCAACTGCGCCACGCTGCGTGGTGATACCGCCATGAGTGTGTTATTCGGTCATGTAAAAGGTGCATTTACGGGAGCTGCAACGAGCCGAGACGGGCTGCTAAAATCAGCCGATGGTGGTTTGTTATTCTTAGACGAGATTGGCGAGCTTGGGCTTGATGAGCAAGCGATGCTATTGACCGCACTTGAGGAACAACGCTTTTATCCGCTCGGTAGTGATACGCCGATTAGCGTGTCATTTCAGCTGATGGCAGGCACCAATAAAGACTTGCGCCAAGCAGTCGCAAATGGCGAGTTTCGGGCGGATTTGTTTGCGCGTCTCAATACGTGGACGTTCTTTTTGCCATCACTCAAAGATAGGTTGGAAGATTTACCTGCCAATATCGATTATGAGCTAGCGCGTTTGGGTAACGAGCAACAGCAGCACTATCGATTTACGCCAGAAGCAAGGCAGCGTTATGAAACTTTTGCAATGAGTCAGGATGCGACATGGCAGGGGAATTTTCGTGATTTGACCGCCAGTATAATTCGTTTGACTACACTTGCTGAGAGTAAAGTGATTCGCAATGATGATGTGCAAGCGGAGATTGAGAGGTTAACTTATCTTTGGGAATTACCTGACAGTTCAAACGGCTCTAATAGCTTAAATGGCGGTAATGTCAGGACTAAAAATAGCCCCGATACTACTCTAGATAGTGAAACCATCAAGCAGGGTAGCCATAATATTTTAAGAAAATATCTCGATGAAGAGATTCTGACAACTATTGATCCGTTTGATGCGGTGCAACTGGCGTATGTGATTGAGGTGTGTATACGTCATAAAAACCAAGCAGCGGCTGGGCGATATCTGTATGCCAACTCACGCGATAAGCTAAAAAATCCAAATGATAGCGACAGATTGCGTAAGTATCTGATGAAATTTGGGCTGCGGTTTGATGAGTTAAAAGGAAGCATTTTTCATAAGATAAAACCCATCAACTAA
- a CDS encoding acyl-CoA dehydrogenase, whose translation MATSTRPSFDWEDPFLLRDQLTDEERMVTDSARQFFQNELMPGIVEANRNENFDRNIMRQMGEMGLLGVTIEGYGCAGLSSVAYGLIAKEVEAVDSGYRSAMSVQSSLVMHPIWAYGTEEQRERYLPKLATGEYVGCFGLTEPDSGSDPASMSTRARAVDGGYELTGNKMWITNSPIADVFVVWAKDDAGEIRGFVLDKGMKGLSAPKIEGKFSLRASVTGEIVMDKVFVPEANAFPDIRGLKGPFGCLNKARYGIAWGAMGAAEFCWKAARQYTLDRKQFGRPLAATQLVQLKLANMQTEITLGLQAALRVGRLMDEDNAAPEMISLIKRNNCGKALDIARIARDMHGGNGISDEFHIIRHVMNLEAVNTYEGTHDIHALILGRAQTGIQAFF comes from the coding sequence ATGGCAACATCTACGCGTCCAAGTTTCGATTGGGAAGATCCGTTTTTATTACGCGACCAGTTGACTGATGAAGAGCGCATGGTCACGGACAGCGCTCGTCAGTTTTTCCAAAACGAGCTCATGCCTGGCATTGTTGAAGCCAATCGTAACGAGAATTTTGACCGTAATATCATGCGTCAAATGGGTGAAATGGGTCTGCTTGGTGTCACGATTGAAGGTTATGGCTGTGCTGGTTTGTCTAGTGTCGCTTATGGTCTAATCGCCAAAGAAGTTGAAGCCGTTGACTCAGGCTATCGTTCAGCGATGAGTGTACAGTCAAGCTTGGTCATGCATCCCATTTGGGCATACGGCACTGAAGAACAAAGAGAGAGGTATCTGCCTAAGCTTGCCACAGGTGAGTACGTCGGCTGCTTTGGTCTGACTGAGCCAGATTCAGGGTCAGATCCAGCCTCAATGTCGACTCGTGCACGAGCGGTTGATGGCGGTTATGAGCTGACGGGTAATAAGATGTGGATTACCAACAGTCCTATCGCTGATGTATTTGTGGTTTGGGCAAAAGATGATGCTGGTGAAATTCGTGGTTTTGTTTTAGACAAAGGCATGAAAGGGTTATCAGCGCCGAAGATTGAGGGTAAGTTTTCATTACGTGCTTCAGTCACGGGTGAGATTGTGATGGACAAAGTATTCGTTCCTGAAGCCAATGCTTTCCCAGATATCCGTGGTCTAAAAGGTCCATTTGGTTGCTTAAATAAAGCCCGTTACGGTATCGCTTGGGGAGCGATGGGGGCAGCTGAATTCTGCTGGAAAGCAGCACGCCAGTACACGCTAGATCGTAAACAGTTTGGTCGTCCGCTCGCGGCAACGCAGCTAGTACAGTTGAAGCTTGCCAATATGCAGACTGAAATCACGCTAGGTCTACAAGCCGCGTTACGTGTGGGTCGTCTGATGGATGAAGACAATGCGGCGCCTGAGATGATTTCACTGATTAAGCGTAATAACTGCGGTAAGGCGCTCGATATCGCGCGTATTGCTCGTGATATGCATGGCGGTAACGGTATCTCTGATGAGTTCCACATTATCCGTCATGTGATGAACCTAGAAGCGGTTAATACCTATGAAGGTACGCACGATATTCATGCGCTCATCTTAGGTCGTGCGCAGACTGGTATTCAAGCGTTCTTTTAA
- the rtcA gene encoding RNA 3'-terminal phosphate cyclase — protein MTKTKPKTLKIDGSTGEGGGQIIRTALSLSMLTGTPIEITNIRAGRTKSGLMRQHLMCVQASQQISNATVTGAVLGSMAFTFTPSTVKSGDYNFDIGSAGSTSLVLQTLLPTLLFANTGSASPSTVTIKGGTHNPLAPTTDFLQQAFVPALAKLGMHMDIECVQAGFAPIGGGMIKATITPFMRHASASQFNLTKRGKLIGIELVASVLNLEYDICKRELASAKASLVESGIDETLITTHSHKLQGIGEGNSCYAQVTHEVSDTQNHEEYHAEVFTLLGEKRSSAEKIGCRLSGLVKRYVFNTDSLVDEYLTDQLLLPLALAGGGEFTARVVSKHTETQAWLIQQFLPVEIKLKVIDEQKTLVQVIC, from the coding sequence ATGACTAAAACAAAACCAAAAACTCTAAAAATCGACGGCAGTACAGGCGAAGGCGGTGGACAAATTATCCGTACTGCATTGTCTTTATCCATGCTCACAGGCACACCAATCGAGATCACCAATATTCGCGCTGGGCGAACCAAATCAGGATTGATGCGTCAGCACTTGATGTGTGTACAAGCCTCGCAGCAAATATCAAATGCCACCGTGACAGGTGCAGTTTTGGGCAGTATGGCGTTCACCTTTACGCCAAGCACAGTGAAATCGGGCGATTATAATTTTGATATTGGCTCAGCAGGCAGCACCAGTTTGGTGCTACAAACGCTTTTACCCACCCTGCTTTTTGCCAATACTGGTTCAGCATCACCATCTACCGTGACTATCAAAGGTGGTACGCACAATCCACTCGCGCCAACCACGGACTTTTTGCAGCAAGCGTTCGTCCCTGCATTAGCGAAATTGGGTATGCACATGGATATCGAGTGTGTACAAGCAGGGTTTGCGCCTATTGGTGGCGGCATGATTAAAGCGACGATAACGCCATTTATGCGCCATGCAAGCGCTTCACAATTTAACCTGACTAAACGCGGTAAGCTTATCGGTATAGAGCTGGTCGCGAGCGTGCTCAATCTAGAGTACGACATTTGCAAACGTGAGCTTGCCAGCGCAAAAGCATCATTGGTCGAATCGGGAATTGATGAAACGCTGATAACCACTCATAGTCATAAATTGCAAGGTATAGGTGAAGGCAATAGCTGCTATGCACAAGTCACTCATGAGGTTTCTGACACCCAAAATCATGAAGAATATCACGCCGAGGTGTTCACTTTACTAGGAGAAAAACGCAGCTCAGCGGAAAAGATAGGTTGTCGTTTATCAGGCTTAGTCAAACGTTATGTATTTAACACCGACTCACTGGTCGATGAATACTTAACCGATCAATTACTCTTACCGTTGGCTTTAGCAGGCGGTGGCGAGTTTACCGCGCGTGTTGTTAGTAAGCACACTGAAACCCAAGCATGGCTCATTCAGCAATTTTTGCCCGTTGAGATTAAGCTTAAAGTAATCGATGAGCAGAAAACTTTGGTACAAGTTATCTGTTAA
- a CDS encoding FMN-binding glutamate synthase family protein yields MPQSRTNLNPEPKTNSPYLVGLLLRYSTFGAAILIFLAGLLLLNWWLIILGGFGVCLGIYDVIQSKHAILKNYPVAGHIRYVLEDFRPEIRQYLLENDKEQVPFSRQQRALIYQRAKNVSDTNAFGTLDNLYTNGKEWFLQSAISQPLENKDFRIMVGGERCQQPHDMSVFNISAMSFGSLSANAIMALNQGAKMGGFTHDTGEGAISPYHRKFGGDLIWELGTGYFGCRDDSGNFDPQSFAEKAVDPQVKMIEIKLSQGAKPGKGGVLPAEKITQEIANTRQVPTGQDCVSPSSHTAFSTPRELVAFWQQLRELSGGKPVGFKLCVGQPWQFMAIVKAMIETDNYPDFIVIDGAEGGTGAAPVEFMDNVGMPMVEGFLLIHNTLVGAGIRDKIKLGVSGKIVSGFDIARMIALGADWCNSARGFMFAVGCIQSRSCHTNTCPTGVATQDPYRQKALDVPSKAERVASFHKNTLKSLASIVGAVGLQHPSQLQPYHIARRLDDGQIKLLSKFFYFTDKGALLNNSARADVFNQMWVMANPDSFLANDDALIAYNKDSRDKGRETTTSVEQSLGNFASITGGGQLIGNVNNTFRDVPLNND; encoded by the coding sequence ATGCCCCAATCTCGTACCAATCTAAATCCTGAACCTAAAACCAACTCTCCGTATTTGGTCGGCTTATTGCTGCGCTATAGCACCTTTGGCGCTGCTATATTAATATTTTTAGCAGGTCTACTATTGCTAAATTGGTGGTTAATTATTCTCGGTGGGTTTGGGGTATGCTTGGGGATTTATGACGTCATACAATCAAAGCATGCTATTTTGAAAAACTATCCAGTTGCCGGACATATTCGTTATGTGCTTGAAGATTTTCGTCCTGAAATTCGTCAATATTTACTAGAAAATGACAAAGAGCAAGTACCGTTTTCACGCCAGCAGCGGGCGCTAATTTACCAACGTGCTAAGAATGTCAGTGACACTAACGCCTTTGGTACGCTAGATAATTTATACACCAATGGTAAAGAATGGTTTTTACAATCAGCGATTAGCCAACCTCTAGAAAACAAAGATTTTCGTATTATGGTTGGCGGTGAGCGGTGTCAGCAGCCGCATGATATGTCGGTATTTAATATCTCGGCGATGAGCTTTGGCAGCTTATCAGCTAACGCGATTATGGCGCTCAATCAAGGCGCAAAAATGGGCGGCTTTACTCATGATACGGGTGAAGGGGCTATCAGCCCTTATCATCGCAAGTTCGGTGGTGATTTGATTTGGGAGCTAGGTACAGGGTATTTTGGTTGCCGTGATGATAGTGGCAATTTTGACCCGCAGTCTTTTGCCGAAAAAGCGGTTGATCCGCAAGTAAAAATGATTGAAATCAAATTATCCCAAGGGGCAAAACCTGGTAAAGGTGGCGTGCTACCCGCGGAGAAAATCACCCAAGAAATCGCTAATACCCGTCAAGTACCGACAGGTCAAGATTGTGTGTCGCCCTCGTCGCATACAGCCTTTAGCACCCCGCGAGAATTGGTGGCTTTTTGGCAACAACTGCGTGAGTTGTCAGGCGGCAAACCTGTGGGCTTCAAACTTTGTGTTGGTCAGCCTTGGCAGTTTATGGCGATTGTGAAAGCCATGATCGAAACCGACAACTATCCTGATTTCATCGTCATCGATGGCGCAGAAGGGGGTACTGGCGCGGCTCCTGTCGAATTTATGGACAATGTCGGCATGCCGATGGTTGAAGGATTTTTATTAATACACAATACTTTAGTCGGCGCAGGCATTCGCGATAAGATCAAACTTGGCGTGAGCGGTAAAATCGTCTCTGGTTTCGATATTGCCCGTATGATTGCCTTGGGCGCAGACTGGTGTAATTCAGCGCGCGGCTTTATGTTTGCTGTTGGCTGTATTCAATCACGCTCGTGCCATACCAATACTTGCCCGACGGGCGTTGCCACCCAAGACCCGTATCGTCAAAAAGCGCTGGACGTCCCTAGCAAAGCTGAGCGCGTCGCAAGCTTCCATAAAAACACCCTGAAATCCTTAGCCAGTATCGTCGGTGCGGTCGGCTTACAACACCCAAGCCAATTACAACCGTATCATATCGCGCGCCGCCTCGATGATGGGCAGATAAAACTATTATCGAAGTTCTTTTATTTTACAGATAAGGGAGCGCTACTCAATAATAGCGCCCGCGCAGATGTGTTTAATCAGATGTGGGTCATGGCGAACCCAGATAGCTTTTTAGCCAATGATGATGCCCTCATTGCTTATAATAAAGACTCACGGGATAAAGGTAGGGAAACCACCACATCGGTGGAACAGAGCCTTGGCAACTTTGCAAGTATCACTGGCGGTGGGCAGTTAATCGGCAACGTCAACAATACTTTTCGCGATGTTCCACTTAACAATGATTGA
- a CDS encoding LA2681 family HEPN domain-containing protein, protein MEDSIQSKLIYTNLQLDNASEMINKGQFEQSYKLCLYLKELLEKVHDLSDPSFSYAFFRLAGLFVDLGNRDSNLESSQIGLEIMESNSFEHCLTRDSYYYCLANAKGNLTQSDSNNYCKTDVSKIERFSEVGSLLLKATMIRRKNKDVLSPQVMVNMGINLYLQYRFSEALSLFDKVNCMGLDIPESWVNRSECLALLNQITEVFSIQQYKEVAQGYYHASVSSEFPYDWQNNFFNKAKHTEKEIEDYCLDLGIDIEDDKHLDEQEYQSLSEYRRWCLDNFLSLSEHGLYCKCHGSARDNLNIPVPTRAVAGDFILPMEKVLNRLKSEFGLARLMLYEHQSDKKDNDIDDDACYAELYDNELLGTNIEKLRTAFRICFGILDKIGNAIALLFDLQLKTNKGKVRPSYFHTFWELENEDRRQKFEAYDNEGLIGLYSIACDLNHKLEGELSFYKQWRNALEHSFVFVYENEKPEDIETSLAYYEEPVFISESEFVESAEHVLQLTRSAIFSFVFAVRIKAEKEALNNIPDILIQNKFLEQKKYT, encoded by the coding sequence ATGGAAGATTCCATCCAGTCTAAGCTTATATATACAAACTTGCAGTTAGATAATGCATCTGAAATGATTAATAAAGGGCAGTTTGAACAAAGCTATAAGTTATGCTTATATTTAAAGGAGCTTCTAGAAAAAGTCCATGATCTCAGTGACCCTAGTTTTTCCTACGCATTTTTTAGACTTGCTGGACTATTTGTTGATTTAGGTAATAGGGATTCCAACCTAGAGTCTTCTCAAATCGGATTGGAAATAATGGAGTCTAATAGCTTTGAACACTGTTTAACTCGTGATAGTTATTACTACTGCTTAGCAAACGCTAAAGGTAATTTGACTCAAAGTGATTCCAATAACTACTGTAAAACTGATGTCAGTAAGATAGAAAGATTTTCAGAAGTAGGGTCATTACTTCTCAAAGCAACTATGATTCGTAGAAAAAATAAAGATGTTTTGTCGCCACAGGTTATGGTTAATATGGGAATAAATCTATATCTGCAGTATAGATTTTCAGAAGCATTAAGTTTGTTTGACAAGGTCAATTGTATGGGATTAGACATTCCAGAATCTTGGGTAAATCGCAGTGAATGTTTAGCACTATTAAATCAGATTACAGAAGTATTCTCGATCCAACAATATAAAGAGGTAGCTCAAGGCTATTATCATGCTAGTGTTTCGAGTGAATTTCCTTATGACTGGCAAAATAACTTTTTCAATAAGGCTAAACACACGGAAAAAGAGATCGAAGATTATTGTTTGGATTTGGGTATAGATATAGAAGATGACAAACATTTAGACGAACAGGAATATCAATCTTTGTCAGAATATCGTAGATGGTGTTTAGATAATTTTTTAAGCCTTAGTGAACATGGTTTATATTGTAAGTGTCATGGAAGTGCGCGTGATAACTTGAATATCCCAGTGCCCACTAGAGCAGTTGCTGGAGATTTTATATTACCGATGGAGAAGGTATTAAATAGGCTTAAATCCGAATTTGGACTTGCTAGATTAATGTTGTATGAACATCAATCTGATAAGAAAGATAACGATATTGACGATGATGCTTGCTATGCGGAGCTATATGACAACGAGCTGCTAGGAACAAACATCGAAAAGCTTCGTACTGCTTTTCGAATTTGCTTTGGTATACTAGATAAGATAGGTAATGCCATTGCTTTGTTGTTTGATTTACAACTTAAAACCAATAAAGGTAAAGTCAGGCCCTCATATTTTCATACCTTTTGGGAACTTGAAAACGAAGACAGACGTCAAAAGTTCGAAGCTTATGATAATGAAGGTTTGATTGGTTTATATAGCATAGCTTGTGATTTAAATCACAAGCTAGAAGGTGAGCTTAGTTTTTACAAGCAGTGGCGAAATGCCTTGGAGCATAGTTTTGTATTTGTTTATGAGAATGAAAAACCTGAAGATATTGAAACCTCATTAGCCTATTATGAAGAACCAGTTTTTATTTCAGAGTCCGAATTTGTTGAGAGCGCCGAGCATGTCCTGCAATTGACACGTTCAGCCATTTTTTCCTTCGTCTTTGCAGTTAGGATCAAAGCCGAGAAGGAAGCTCTTAACAATATCCCTGATATTTTAATTCAAAATAAGTTTCTTGAACAAAAAAAATATACTTAG
- a CDS encoding IclR family transcriptional regulator, translating to MTKNISTATPLLDRMTTILEQSKDDNDRQFVTALGRGLIILTAFEHHERLTHQQLCQMTDLPKATITRLIHTLMTLGFLRVTEHGQYQLGSSAVRLSATAWSRHDMVAAAEPLLRQFASENEVSVNLATEVEGEMRYHACCRSPARLSVNLQVGSAVPVARTAIGRAFYAASSPARQAVIEGNLKEHLSTEDYNHAQTALDSAAEHYDKYGYTVSDGEFSTDILAVAVGVFDVATGQYAYSLNASVPSANWQSDDYAAMIVPKLQALAERIGGGV from the coding sequence ATGACAAAAAACATATCAACAGCTACTCCGCTACTCGATCGAATGACCACCATTCTTGAGCAAAGTAAAGACGATAATGATCGACAGTTTGTGACTGCATTGGGACGGGGACTAATCATACTGACAGCGTTTGAACATCATGAGCGGCTCACCCATCAGCAGCTATGTCAGATGACCGATCTGCCAAAGGCAACTATTACTCGCCTTATCCATACCTTGATGACACTTGGATTTTTACGTGTCACTGAGCACGGACAGTATCAACTAGGCAGTAGTGCTGTACGTCTAAGTGCTACCGCATGGAGTCGCCATGATATGGTCGCAGCGGCTGAGCCTTTACTGCGACAGTTTGCTAGTGAGAATGAAGTATCAGTGAATCTGGCGACCGAAGTCGAAGGAGAGATGCGCTATCATGCCTGCTGTCGTAGCCCTGCTCGCCTATCGGTCAATTTGCAAGTTGGCTCGGCAGTGCCCGTCGCCCGTACTGCGATTGGACGCGCTTTTTATGCGGCTAGCTCGCCAGCAAGACAGGCTGTCATTGAAGGTAACTTAAAAGAGCATTTATCTACAGAAGATTATAACCATGCCCAAACTGCCCTAGACAGCGCGGCAGAGCATTATGATAAATATGGTTATACGGTGTCTGATGGGGAGTTCTCTACTGATATATTGGCAGTAGCGGTTGGGGTTTTTGATGTCGCGACTGGACAGTATGCGTATTCGCTTAATGCCAGTGTGCCAAGTGCGAACTGGCAAAGCGACGATTATGCAGCGATGATTGTGCCAAAATTGCAGGCGTTGGCGGAGCGGATTGGTGGTGGGGTTTAA
- a CDS encoding RtcB family protein — MQPTTHNIIQDGGTPIRLWTKGVPVDPKAHDQLIKASKMPFVYKWLAVMPDVHVGIGATIGTVLPTKEAIIPAAVGVDIGCGMMAVQTTLTANDLPDSLLGLRTELEKAIPHGRSKTRGRGSRRDVGAWANPDDTVMNGWGTLVDDFNYLTQKHPKLKNTNNLNHLGTLGTGNHFVEVCLDETNQVWIMLHSGSRGVGNAIGRYFIELAREDMRKWFINLPDKDLAYFAEGTEHFDDYWFAVGWAQRFAFKNREIMMEKAIKALRYIIPKPFDAAVKAVNCHHNYVAKEEHYGEEVFVTRKGAVRARVGEYGIIPGSMGAKSFIVRGKGNEESFCSCSHGAGRIMSRTEAKKVFTVADQIAQTEGVECRKDADVIDEIPAAYKNIDDVMQAQSDLVEVVHTLRQVVCVKG; from the coding sequence ATGCAACCAACCACTCATAACATCATTCAAGACGGTGGAACGCCTATCAGACTTTGGACCAAGGGCGTGCCTGTCGATCCAAAAGCACACGATCAATTGATCAAAGCATCAAAAATGCCGTTTGTATATAAATGGCTTGCAGTGATGCCCGATGTGCATGTCGGTATTGGCGCGACTATCGGTACGGTATTGCCAACCAAAGAAGCGATTATTCCGGCTGCCGTTGGCGTCGATATTGGCTGCGGAATGATGGCAGTACAAACCACCCTAACCGCGAACGATTTGCCTGATAGCTTGCTTGGTCTGCGTACCGAGCTTGAAAAAGCCATTCCGCATGGTCGTAGTAAAACGCGTGGTCGCGGATCACGCCGTGATGTCGGCGCGTGGGCAAACCCTGACGACACCGTAATGAACGGTTGGGGAACGCTGGTTGATGACTTTAATTATCTAACCCAAAAGCACCCTAAACTTAAAAATACCAATAACCTTAACCATTTGGGTACGCTGGGTACGGGTAACCATTTCGTCGAGGTGTGCCTTGATGAAACCAACCAAGTTTGGATCATGCTGCACTCAGGCTCACGCGGTGTGGGTAATGCCATTGGTCGCTACTTTATTGAGCTGGCACGTGAGGACATGCGCAAGTGGTTTATCAACTTGCCAGATAAAGATTTGGCTTACTTTGCCGAAGGTACAGAACATTTCGATGACTATTGGTTTGCGGTTGGCTGGGCGCAGCGTTTTGCCTTTAAAAACCGCGAAATTATGATGGAAAAAGCCATCAAAGCACTACGCTACATCATACCTAAGCCCTTTGATGCTGCCGTAAAAGCGGTGAACTGTCATCACAACTATGTGGCTAAAGAAGAGCACTATGGTGAAGAAGTATTTGTGACCCGCAAAGGCGCAGTACGTGCCCGCGTTGGCGAGTACGGAATTATTCCGGGGTCGATGGGTGCCAAATCATTCATCGTGCGCGGTAAAGGAAACGAAGAGTCGTTTTGCTCTTGCTCGCATGGTGCAGGTCGTATCATGTCACGTACTGAGGCCAAAAAAGTATTTACAGTTGCCGATCAAATTGCGCAGACCGAGGGCGTAGAATGTCGAAAAGACGCGGATGTAATTGATGAGATTCCAGCGGCTTATAAAAATATTGATGACGTGATGCAAGCGCAAAGTGATTTGGTAGAAGTGGTACATACGCTGCGTCAGGTGGTTTGTGTTAAAGGATAG
- a CDS encoding CaiB/BaiF CoA transferase family protein, with product MTDMAKGALHGIKVLDLSRVLAGPSCTQVLADLGAEVIKVERPHIGDETRHWAPPTFSDDTSAYYATINRNKKSLTVDINTPAGQTIIKQLIANSDIVVENFKVGGLKKYGLDYDSLKQDNPRLIYASLTGFGQTGPDAKRPGYDYIIQGLSGLMSITGPSDGEPHKVGVAVVDLFAGLQLTIGIQAALIARETTGLGQQVDVALLDSALAMLANVGMNHLASGQIPPRLGNQHPNIVPYQVFAGQGDAHFILACGNDSQFAKLCDILAVNWHMDEHFTTNPQRVANRELLCDELSNKFAEQPRTYWLEVLDKAGIPCGAIHNIAEALVMPQALAREMVVDFATQGSPVRALGSPIKLSASPVTYRSPPPKLSEHTDSTLTALGYDSDMIAKLKADGIV from the coding sequence ATGACGGATATGGCAAAAGGTGCATTGCATGGTATCAAGGTGCTTGATTTATCGAGAGTGTTGGCAGGTCCTTCTTGTACTCAAGTACTCGCAGATTTGGGCGCTGAAGTCATCAAGGTTGAGCGTCCGCATATCGGTGATGAAACGCGCCATTGGGCACCGCCAACATTCAGCGATGACACCTCTGCTTACTACGCTACCATCAATCGTAATAAAAAATCACTCACGGTCGATATTAATACCCCTGCAGGGCAAACCATTATCAAGCAACTTATCGCGAACAGCGATATCGTTGTTGAGAACTTTAAGGTTGGTGGTCTTAAGAAGTACGGCTTAGATTATGACAGTCTGAAACAAGACAATCCGCGCCTGATTTATGCCTCATTGACGGGCTTTGGTCAGACAGGACCAGATGCCAAGCGCCCCGGTTATGACTATATTATTCAAGGTTTATCAGGCTTGATGAGTATTACGGGTCCGAGCGATGGTGAACCGCATAAGGTTGGCGTGGCAGTGGTTGATTTGTTTGCAGGTTTGCAGCTGACGATTGGTATTCAAGCGGCTTTGATTGCTCGTGAGACTACTGGGTTAGGGCAACAGGTAGACGTTGCACTTTTAGATAGTGCGCTTGCCATGCTGGCTAATGTTGGTATGAATCATTTGGCATCAGGTCAAATCCCGCCCAGACTGGGCAATCAGCATCCTAATATTGTGCCTTATCAAGTATTTGCAGGGCAGGGTGACGCGCACTTTATTTTAGCTTGCGGCAATGACAGTCAGTTTGCCAAACTGTGCGATATACTTGCAGTTAATTGGCATATGGATGAGCACTTTACGACCAATCCTCAACGCGTTGCCAACCGCGAGCTGCTGTGTGATGAGCTGAGTAATAAATTTGCCGAGCAACCTCGTACTTATTGGTTAGAGGTGTTGGATAAAGCGGGTATTCCGTGCGGTGCGATTCATAATATCGCTGAGGCCTTGGTAATGCCACAAGCGCTGGCACGCGAGATGGTGGTTGATTTTGCCACGCAAGGCAGTCCGGTAAGAGCACTTGGTAGTCCAATCAAACTATCTGCATCACCCGTCACTTATCGGTCACCGCCACCGAAGTTGAGCGAGCATACTGACAGCACGCTTACTGCTTTAGGCTATGACAGCGACATGATAGCCAAGCTTAAAGCCGATGGGATTGTTTAG